The Halopseudomonas sabulinigri genome window below encodes:
- a CDS encoding PA3611 family quorum-sensing-regulated virulence factor, with translation MRWLPLLLAVFLTAPSQAASLRDIRLEETLQKVAEESSEGTPRTINANITDMGFEAQGDELINRLSVEPAYAERMQEDPLLIRSQLQASVCTDLRFRRLLDMGATLTYHFMIKDSDQPVLTQSFIAEHCQTL, from the coding sequence ATGCGTTGGTTACCCCTGCTGCTCGCCGTCTTTCTGACTGCCCCCTCGCAAGCAGCGTCGCTGCGTGACATCCGTCTTGAAGAGACCCTGCAGAAAGTTGCCGAGGAAAGCAGCGAAGGCACGCCCCGCACCATCAACGCCAACATCACCGATATGGGGTTTGAAGCGCAGGGTGACGAGTTGATCAATCGGCTATCGGTCGAGCCCGCCTATGCCGAGCGCATGCAGGAAGATCCGCTGTTGATCCGCTCCCAATTACAGGCCAGTGTGTGTACTGACTTGCGTTTTCGGCGGCTGCTCGACATGGGCGCGACGCTTACCTATCACTTCATGATCAAGGACAGCGATCAGCCGGTACTGACCCAAAGCTTTATTGCCGAGCACTGCCAGACGCTGTAG